Proteins encoded in a region of the Buchnera aphidicola (Thelaxes suberi) genome:
- the bioA gene encoding adenosylmethionine--8-amino-7-oxononanoate transaminase has translation MNKLDLIFDQQHIWHPYSSISKPIACYPVIYAKGIYLTLSNKKKLIDGMSSWWSVIHGYNHPRLNRALRKQINKVSHVMFGGITHKPAINLCRKLVQIASKSNLECVFLSDSGSVSIEVAMKMAIQYWQALGKKKKFFLTIKGGYHGDTFFAMSVSDPDNSFHNIYYDNILIKNLFANAPKINFFEKWDKNDVNSFKKLISDHYSDIIAIIIEPIVQGVGGMKFYHPNYLKEVKNLSILYQIPLIIDEIATGFCRTGKFFAHEYANIQPDILCIGKALTGGMLTLSATLTTRNIAETISNGKSRCFMHGPTFMGNPLSCSVAVESINIIQDSNWKNQIITIEKQLKYYLSFLKNHRRVREVRVLGAIGVVECTHFIQLTLIQRFFVEKGVWIRPFKNLIYLVPAFIISHKEIKKLVHIIHLSLDYDIFFENK, from the coding sequence ATGAATAAATTAGATTTAATTTTTGATCAACAGCATATTTGGCATCCGTATTCTTCTATTTCAAAACCAATTGCTTGTTATCCAGTGATATATGCTAAAGGTATTTATTTAACCTTAAGTAATAAAAAAAAACTTATTGATGGTATGTCATCATGGTGGTCGGTGATACATGGATATAATCACCCCCGATTGAATAGAGCATTAAGGAAACAAATAAATAAAGTATCACATGTAATGTTTGGAGGTATTACTCATAAACCAGCAATAAATTTATGTAGAAAATTAGTACAAATAGCTTCGAAATCTAATTTAGAATGTGTTTTTCTTTCTGATTCTGGTTCTGTATCTATTGAAGTTGCCATGAAAATGGCAATACAATATTGGCAAGCGCTAGGAAAAAAAAAGAAATTTTTTCTAACAATTAAAGGGGGTTATCATGGAGATACTTTTTTTGCTATGTCAGTATCTGATCCTGATAACTCTTTTCATAATATATATTATGACAACATTTTAATAAAGAATTTATTTGCTAATGCTCCTAAAATTAATTTTTTTGAAAAATGGGATAAAAACGATGTTAATTCATTTAAAAAATTAATTAGTGATCATTATTCTGATATTATTGCTATAATAATAGAACCTATAGTACAAGGTGTTGGTGGTATGAAATTTTACCATCCAAATTATCTAAAAGAGGTAAAAAATTTATCTATTTTATATCAAATTCCGTTAATTATTGATGAAATCGCAACAGGATTTTGTCGTACAGGAAAATTTTTTGCTCATGAATATGCAAATATTCAACCTGATATTTTATGTATAGGAAAAGCATTAACAGGAGGTATGTTAACTTTATCAGCTACATTAACTACTAGAAATATAGCAGAAACAATTAGTAACGGAAAATCTCGTTGTTTTATGCATGGACCTACTTTTATGGGTAATCCTTTATCTTGTTCTGTAGCTGTAGAAAGTATTAATATTATTCAAGATTCTAATTGGAAAAATCAAATAATTACTATAGAAAAACAATTAAAATATTATCTTTCTTTTTTAAAAAATCATCGAAGAGTACGAGAAGTTCGTGTATTAGGAGCAATAGGAGTAGTAGAATGTACTCATTTTATTCAATTAACATTAATTCAACGATTTTTTGTTGAAAAAGGAGTGTGGATTAGACCTTTTAAAAATCTAATTTACTTAGTTCCAGCTTTTATTATTTCTCATAAAGAAATAAAAAAATTAGTACATATTATTCATTTATCTTTAGATTATGATATTTTTTTTGAAAATAAATAA
- a CDS encoding beta-propeller fold lactonase family protein: MSIYIYIATPDSYSIQVFQFKKNNKHLQLVQEVSIQGEPQPIYILESKKLLYVGIRPNNRINTYAVQNNGNLKKLSSIKLSYPINHISIDINKNLLFCSSYHGNLMYLIKLDNTGIPKKIIFTINNILGCHFSHIDIQNKLIYSTALKEDKIYIHKLCKLQNNFEINFQNYLQLSNKSGPRHLTFHHNKKYLYSINELNSTIDVLKINTNNKLKIIQNISMMPLEYEGKHWASDITITNCSNFLYTIDRIANIVTLFKIHPILSTLTMIHNYVTECQPRSFHIDKYGQHLYIVGQKSNSLSIYKIDPNNGELNFLIDTQTGKNPLWITTM, encoded by the coding sequence ATGTCTATATATATATATATTGCAACACCGGATAGTTATAGTATTCAAGTTTTTCAATTTAAAAAAAACAATAAACACTTGCAATTAGTACAAGAAGTTTCAATTCAAGGAGAACCTCAACCAATTTATATATTAGAAAGTAAAAAATTATTATATGTTGGCATTAGACCTAATAATCGTATTAATACTTACGCAGTACAAAACAACGGAAATTTAAAAAAATTAAGTTCAATAAAATTAAGTTATCCAATCAATCATATATCTATTGATATTAATAAAAATTTATTATTTTGTAGTTCATATCATGGTAATTTAATGTATTTAATTAAATTAGATAATACAGGTATTCCTAAAAAAATTATATTTACTATAAACAATATTTTAGGTTGTCATTTTTCTCATATAGATATACAAAATAAACTAATTTATTCTACTGCATTAAAAGAAGATAAAATTTATATTCATAAATTATGTAAATTACAAAATAATTTTGAAATAAATTTTCAAAATTATTTACAATTAAGTAATAAATCAGGACCACGACATTTAACTTTTCATCATAATAAAAAATATTTATATAGTATTAATGAACTAAATAGTACCATTGATGTATTAAAAATTAATACAAATAATAAATTAAAAATTATTCAAAATATTAGTATGATGCCTTTAGAATATGAAGGAAAACATTGGGCATCCGACATTACAATAACAAATTGTAGCAATTTCTTATATACAATAGATCGTATTGCTAATATAGTAACATTATTTAAAATTCATCCAATTTTATCTACATTAACAATGATTCATAATTATGTTACAGAATGTCAACCACGATCATTTCACATAGATAAATATGGACAACATTTATATATAGTTGGGCAAAAATCTAATTCATTATCTATTTATAAAATAGATCCAAATAATGGAGAATTAAACTTTCTAATAGATACACAAACAGGCAAAAATCCATTATGGATTACTACTATGTAA
- the mfd gene encoding transcription-repair coupling factor, with the protein MKISINLLKNNKNINKMNEKNIINNTYEIKKNDFLVHIEHGIGKYKGLKKININNIKNEYLIIEYANKVKLFVPIYYMHLVQKYSFNKHITPIIHNLGNNNWSQEYKKITEKIHDSAILLLRTYANRAASTGFSFKNNLNEYDKFIKDCPFKTTKNQDNVILSVLSDMKKIIPMDRIICGDVGVGKTEIAIRAAFVSLLNKKQVAILVPTTLLAQQHFHNFKIRFKKFKYKIEYLSRFKTKEEEKKILLETKKGIIHLLIGTHKILLKKVQWNNLGLLIIDEEHRFGVMHKEYIKKNNHNIDILTLTATPIPRTLNMAICGIRDLSIINTPPDNRLPIKTFVKEYNLQLIKKVISKEISRGGQVYYVFNKVKKIKKIVKKLSDLLPNIRIYIGHGQMKAAELKTIMCNFYKKKFDVLVSTTIIETGIDMPNVNSIIIEEADQFGLSQLHQLRGRVGRSNCQAYAWLLIKNLKNINANAIKRLSAITSMQNLGSGFLLSHHDLEIRGIGELLGEDQSGHINAIGINLYTKLLNEAIQIIKNNNNLCIANALQLPPKIELNVVAIIPSNYIKETYIRVSLYNKLANTNEIEELEQTQKELLLNFGKLPNSTHNLILINKIRIMSKMLGIQKIKSTKKGGEIIISEKNSIKLEVLFPIVEKNVTVWKIKNKNSIQYSHLINDNLIRIRWLLNFISEIFEYSLH; encoded by the coding sequence ATGAAAATATCCATAAATTTATTAAAAAATAATAAAAATATAAATAAAATGAATGAAAAAAATATTATAAATAACACATATGAAATAAAAAAAAACGATTTTTTAGTACACATAGAACATGGAATTGGCAAATATAAAGGATTAAAAAAAATAAATATTAATAACATTAAAAATGAATATTTAATTATAGAATATGCCAATAAAGTTAAATTATTTGTTCCAATATACTATATGCATTTAGTTCAAAAATATTCATTTAATAAACATATTACTCCAATTATTCATAATTTAGGAAACAATAATTGGAGCCAAGAATATAAAAAAATTACTGAAAAAATACATGATTCTGCAATTTTATTACTTCGTACTTATGCTAATAGAGCTGCATCTACTGGTTTTTCTTTTAAGAATAATTTAAATGAATATGATAAATTTATAAAAGATTGTCCATTTAAAACTACAAAAAATCAAGATAATGTAATTTTATCTGTTTTAAGTGACATGAAAAAAATCATACCAATGGATCGAATAATTTGTGGAGATGTAGGCGTTGGAAAAACAGAAATTGCTATTCGAGCAGCGTTTGTGTCACTTTTAAATAAAAAACAAGTAGCTATTTTAGTACCTACCACTTTGTTAGCGCAACAACATTTTCATAATTTTAAAATAAGATTCAAAAAATTTAAATATAAAATTGAATATTTATCAAGATTCAAAACAAAAGAAGAAGAAAAAAAAATATTGTTAGAAACAAAAAAAGGAATTATACATTTATTAATTGGAACGCATAAAATTTTATTAAAAAAAGTACAATGGAACAACTTAGGATTATTAATTATTGACGAAGAACATCGTTTTGGTGTTATGCATAAAGAGTATATAAAAAAAAACAATCACAATATAGATATATTAACATTAACAGCTACACCTATACCAAGAACATTAAACATGGCAATATGTGGAATACGTGATTTATCAATTATTAATACTCCTCCAGATAACCGATTACCTATAAAAACATTTGTCAAAGAATACAATTTACAATTAATTAAAAAAGTTATATCAAAAGAAATATCGCGAGGAGGTCAAGTATATTATGTTTTTAATAAAGTAAAAAAAATAAAAAAAATAGTAAAAAAACTGTCTGATCTACTCCCTAATATTAGAATATATATAGGACATGGTCAAATGAAAGCAGCAGAATTAAAAACGATTATGTGTAATTTTTATAAAAAAAAATTTGACGTATTAGTAAGTACTACTATTATTGAAACAGGAATTGATATGCCTAACGTTAATTCAATTATCATTGAGGAAGCTGATCAATTTGGATTGTCACAACTACATCAACTAAGAGGTCGTGTAGGAAGATCGAATTGTCAAGCATACGCTTGGTTATTAATTAAAAATTTAAAAAATATTAATGCAAATGCTATAAAAAGACTATCTGCTATTACTTCTATGCAAAATTTAGGATCTGGTTTTTTATTATCTCATCATGATTTAGAAATACGAGGAATTGGAGAATTATTAGGAGAAGATCAAAGTGGGCATATTAATGCTATCGGCATTAATTTATATACAAAATTGTTAAATGAAGCAATACAAATAATCAAAAACAACAATAATTTATGTATTGCAAATGCGTTGCAATTACCACCAAAAATTGAATTAAATGTAGTAGCAATTATTCCTAGTAATTATATTAAAGAAACATATATTAGAGTTTCTTTATATAATAAACTTGCTAATACAAATGAAATAGAAGAATTAGAGCAAACACAAAAAGAATTATTACTAAATTTTGGTAAACTTCCTAATTCTACACATAATTTAATACTAATCAATAAAATTAGAATTATGTCAAAAATGCTAGGAATACAAAAAATTAAATCAACAAAAAAAGGAGGTGAAATTATTATTAGTGAAAAAAATTCAATTAAATTAGAAGTACTATTTCCGATAGTAGAAAAAAATGTTACAGTATGGAAAATAAAAAACAAAAATAGTATACAATACTCCCATTTAATTAATGATAATTTAATTAGAATACGATGGCTATTAAACTTTATTAGCGAAATATTTGAATATTCATTACATTAA
- the gap gene encoding type I glyceraldehyde-3-phosphate dehydrogenase, which produces MAIRVGINGFGRIGRMVFRLAQQYSDIEIVAINDLLKIDYIAYLLKYDSTHGIFQEKIQTEENYLIVNEKKIRIFSESDISKINWKSVEVDVVVEATGLFLTKEATNNHLLAGAKKVVLTGPSKDDTPMYVKGVNFDRYKGEKIVSNASCTTNCLAPLAKIIHTHFNIVEGLMTTVHATTATQKVVDGPSQKDWRGGRGAMQNIIPSSTGAAKAVGMVIPELQGKLTGIAFRVPTANVSVVDLTVRYEKSTSYKEICHLIKEYSENQMKNIIGYVDEEVVSSDFNGNTLTSIFDAQAGLSLNKNFTKLVSWYDNESGYSKKVLDLVRLVANFN; this is translated from the coding sequence ATGGCAATAAGAGTTGGAATTAACGGATTTGGAAGAATTGGAAGAATGGTTTTTAGATTAGCTCAACAATATTCTGATATAGAAATAGTAGCAATAAATGATTTATTAAAAATTGATTATATTGCTTATTTATTAAAATATGATTCTACACATGGAATATTTCAAGAAAAAATACAAACTGAAGAGAATTATTTGATTGTTAACGAAAAAAAAATCCGTATTTTTTCAGAATCTGATATATCAAAAATTAATTGGAAATCAGTAGAAGTAGATGTCGTTGTTGAAGCAACGGGTTTATTTTTAACGAAAGAAGCAACTAATAATCATTTATTAGCAGGTGCAAAAAAAGTAGTATTAACAGGACCTTCTAAAGACGATACTCCTATGTATGTAAAAGGAGTAAATTTTGATAGATATAAAGGTGAAAAAATTGTTTCTAATGCATCTTGTACAACAAATTGTTTAGCTCCCTTAGCTAAAATTATACATACGCATTTTAATATTGTTGAAGGGTTAATGACTACTGTTCATGCAACAACAGCTACTCAAAAAGTAGTTGATGGTCCATCTCAAAAAGATTGGAGAGGCGGTCGAGGAGCTATGCAAAATATCATTCCTTCATCAACTGGTGCAGCTAAAGCAGTCGGTATGGTTATACCTGAATTACAAGGAAAACTTACAGGAATTGCTTTTAGAGTTCCTACTGCTAATGTTTCTGTTGTTGATCTTACAGTAAGATATGAAAAATCTACTAGTTATAAAGAAATATGTCATTTAATTAAAGAATATTCTGAAAATCAAATGAAAAATATTATTGGCTATGTTGATGAAGAGGTGGTATCTAGCGATTTTAATGGTAATACTTTGACTTCAATTTTTGATGCACAAGCAGGTTTATCTTTAAATAAAAATTTTACAAAACTTGTATCTTGGTATGATAATGAATCAGGATATTCTAAAAAGGTTTTAGATTTAGTGCGATTAGTAGCAAATTTTAACTAA
- the fldA gene encoding flavodoxin FldA: protein MKNIGIFFGSDTGNTENIAAIIKNYLKKDNIIVQDIEDTKIEDMEKFDNIILGIPTWYYGEVQCDWNDFIPNLKKINFKRKKIAIFGCGDQEDYSEYFCDAMYYIYNIIKKNGGDCIGQWPTEGYDFKSSKSLINKKYFLGLVIDEDRQPDQTLARIKKWIKNIIHEFN from the coding sequence ATGAAAAATATAGGTATTTTTTTTGGTAGTGACACAGGTAATACTGAAAATATAGCTGCAATAATTAAAAATTATTTAAAAAAAGATAATATTATAGTTCAAGATATTGAAGATACAAAAATAGAAGATATGGAAAAATTTGATAATATTATTTTAGGCATACCAACTTGGTATTATGGAGAAGTTCAATGTGATTGGAATGATTTTATTCCGAATTTAAAAAAAATAAATTTTAAAAGAAAAAAAATTGCAATATTCGGATGTGGCGATCAAGAAGATTATTCCGAATATTTCTGCGATGCAATGTACTATATATATAATATTATAAAAAAAAATGGGGGTGATTGTATTGGACAATGGCCAACTGAGGGTTATGATTTTAAATCATCTAAATCACTAATTAATAAAAAATATTTTTTAGGTTTAGTTATAGATGAAGATCGTCAACCTGATCAAACATTAGCAAGAATAAAAAAATGGATAAAAAATATTATTCACGAATTCAATTAA
- the phrB gene encoding deoxyribodipyrimidine photo-lyase has product MHTNIVWFRNDLRTYDNAALFHACNNSNAIVIGVFFITRLQWKIHYLSDKKIDFILCSVMDLKKTLSKLNIPLYIINGQDYYNSVKHLIQFSIKYKARCIFYNNEYEFNEKKRDFYANEKLLKKNITVKNFDGNLIYPINTIVNKKNNTYKSFFHFKKKIISKLLYNEIYCFPSPDIRPYSFINEDDNNLFKYKNNKFKNIFFKIGEKYALNKLKNFCEKKISSYSYERNFPFMISTSMLSPYLSLGIITSKQCLFKIRNIFFNWLNPNSDCFTWINEIIWREFYKNLIAGYPLLSKGLALRDWEKKIKWNNNMKYFQAWKQGKTGFPIIDAGMRQLNTTGWMHNRLRMLTANFLIKNLFIDWRKGEQYFMSQLIDGDFALNNGGWQWCASVGTDNVSYIRHFNPILQSKKIDPKGIFIKKYVPELKNIAEKKIHNPYEWNQNLFNQLKYPIPIIEISSIKKKITLFFNKVKY; this is encoded by the coding sequence ATGCATACCAATATAGTATGGTTTAGAAATGATTTACGTACCTATGATAATGCAGCATTATTTCATGCATGCAATAATTCAAATGCTATAGTTATAGGTGTTTTTTTTATTACCCGATTACAATGGAAAATCCATTATTTATCAGATAAAAAAATAGATTTTATTTTATGTTCTGTTATGGATTTAAAAAAAACATTATCTAAATTAAATATTCCTTTATATATAATTAATGGACAGGATTATTATAATTCTGTTAAACATTTAATTCAATTTAGTATTAAATATAAAGCTAGATGTATATTTTATAATAATGAATATGAATTTAATGAAAAAAAAAGAGATTTTTATGCAAATGAAAAACTTTTAAAAAAAAATATAACCGTAAAAAACTTTGATGGTAATCTAATCTATCCTATTAATACTATTGTTAATAAAAAAAATAATACCTATAAAAGTTTTTTTCATTTTAAAAAAAAAATCATAAGTAAATTATTATATAATGAAATTTATTGTTTTCCTTCTCCTGATATTAGACCCTATTCATTTATAAATGAAGATGATAATAATTTATTTAAATATAAAAATAATAAATTTAAAAATATTTTTTTTAAAATTGGGGAAAAGTATGCTTTAAATAAATTAAAAAATTTTTGTGAAAAAAAAATAAGTAGTTACTCTTATGAAAGAAATTTTCCTTTTATGATATCCACAAGCATGTTATCTCCATATCTTTCTTTAGGAATTATTACATCAAAACAATGTTTATTTAAAATTCGGAATATATTTTTTAATTGGTTAAATCCTAATTCAGATTGTTTTACATGGATTAATGAAATTATTTGGAGAGAATTTTATAAAAATTTAATTGCAGGATATCCATTATTAAGTAAAGGTTTAGCTTTAAGAGATTGGGAAAAAAAAATAAAATGGAATAATAATATGAAATATTTCCAAGCTTGGAAACAAGGAAAAACTGGTTTTCCTATAATTGATGCAGGTATGCGTCAATTAAACACAACAGGTTGGATGCATAATAGATTAAGAATGTTAACAGCAAATTTCTTAATAAAAAATTTATTTATTGATTGGAGAAAAGGAGAGCAATATTTTATGTCTCAACTTATAGATGGTGATTTTGCATTAAATAATGGAGGATGGCAATGGTGCGCTTCTGTTGGAACTGATAATGTTTCCTATATAAGACATTTCAACCCTATTTTACAATCAAAAAAAATTGATCCGAAAGGAATATTTATAAAAAAGTATGTTCCTGAACTGAAAAATATTGCAGAAAAAAAAATACATAATCCATATGAATGGAATCAAAATCTCTTTAACCAATTAAAATATCCTATTCCTATAATTGAAATTAGTTCGATTAAAAAAAAAATAACCTTATTTTTCAATAAAGTAAAGTATTAA
- a CDS encoding Nif3-like dinuclear metal center hexameric protein, which produces MNNLLLENIINKKLNTHLFQDSIPNGLQVEGKSKIHKILCGVTACQKLLDIAVIDHYDAIIVHHGYFWDNENKTIRGIKRNRLKTILLNDINLYSWHLPLDAHKTLGNNARIAYELNIQICGNITTFVMWGNFCTPMYGNDLVKQITLKFNRIPLYLPSKTNQKIKKIAWCSGKGQSFIYQAVDYGIDAFITGEVSEETFHFAYENNIHFFSAGHHATECFGIQELGLWLQKNYNLNIKFINIFNPI; this is translated from the coding sequence ATGAATAATTTATTATTAGAAAATATTATTAATAAAAAACTTAATACACATTTGTTTCAGGATTCTATTCCCAATGGTTTGCAAGTAGAGGGAAAATCTAAAATACACAAAATTTTATGTGGGGTAACGGCCTGTCAAAAATTATTAGATATTGCAGTAATAGATCATTATGATGCTATCATAGTACATCATGGATATTTTTGGGATAATGAAAATAAAACTATTAGGGGGATAAAACGTAATAGATTGAAAACAATTTTATTGAATGATATAAATTTATATAGCTGGCATCTTCCATTAGATGCGCATAAAACTTTAGGTAATAATGCAAGAATAGCTTATGAATTAAATATACAAATATGCGGTAACATTACTACATTTGTAATGTGGGGAAATTTTTGTACACCTATGTATGGAAATGATTTAGTTAAACAAATTACTTTAAAGTTTAATAGAATACCTTTGTATCTTCCAAGCAAAACTAATCAAAAAATTAAAAAAATTGCATGGTGTTCAGGTAAAGGTCAAAGTTTTATTTACCAAGCAGTAGATTACGGTATAGATGCTTTTATTACAGGTGAGGTATCTGAAGAAACATTTCATTTTGCTTACGAAAATAATATACATTTTTTTTCTGCAGGTCATCATGCAACGGAATGCTTTGGAATACAAGAATTAGGATTATGGTTGCAAAAAAATTATAATCTTAATATTAAATTTATTAATATATTTAATCCAATCTAA
- a CDS encoding 2-oxoglutarate dehydrogenase E1 component, producing MNYKKISYLMQSSWLCLNNLKYIERYYNDSLLEFNIEKEHKKNNNQLNYKNTEYCNVDYNQEINLIKLSAMINFFRKNGHKYAQINPLYKNMNKIPNLCESNDYFIKYNNIKSEKNIPNYIKKYRSLNTVFKILKETYCSYIGIEFSHLDNDEEIKWIQNNFENIIIKDFFTESEKKKFLKEIIYAATFEQYLNSQFPGSKRFSLEGCEVLVPILKYIISFSKNIDSKRIILGMAHRGRLNVLANVLKKNISTIIQEFKGKACINKKGGDVKYHLGYERIIQLDNGNELNVSLKYNPSHLELIYPVLLGTVRSYLDKDKNMNTNNIIPIIIHGDASITGQGVVQESLNMSQTKSFSVGGIIHIIINNQIGFTTSNIDELRSTQYCTDIAKMINTPVLHVNADSVESAMFAIQFAVKYRMQFKKDIFIDLFSYRRNGHNETDEPRITQPLMYQIINNHPSISVIYNNQLISENIISKNFFNVKKNNYLQKIQKSIINEQNISILKKRKHNVFIENKITKKLSLKNLTKLFNIINHIPMNINMHPLVNNIFKKKISLLKQNNLIDWSSAENLAYAAVLNEGISCRLSGQDVNRGTFFHRHINIHDQKTGKVYTPLKNINNLKSRFFSYNSVLSEESVLGFEYGYSSNQLHTLNIWEAQFGDFTNGAQNIIDQFIVSGNAKWGENSNLIMLLPHGYEGQGPEHSSARIERFLQLCANNNIELCIPTTASQIFHLIYSQIFREKIIPRIIFTPKSMLRNPLTYSSIDDLSNSKFLNIIIDNDVDNYNKIYRIIFCAGKIFYDLLNFKKKYNCNNISIIRIERLYPFPITKVKKIVEKYFFLKELVWCQEEPKNQGAWNYIYHILKKIICNLNTQNNIKIKYIGRPESASTATGYFHVHDVEQSIILKKSMNII from the coding sequence ATGAATTATAAAAAAATTAGTTATTTAATGCAATCCTCTTGGTTGTGTTTAAATAATTTAAAATATATAGAACGTTATTATAACGATTCATTATTAGAATTTAATATAGAAAAAGAACATAAGAAAAATAATAATCAATTAAACTACAAAAATACAGAATACTGTAATGTAGATTACAATCAGGAAATTAATTTAATTAAATTATCTGCAATGATTAATTTTTTTAGAAAAAATGGTCATAAATATGCTCAAATAAATCCTTTATATAAGAATATGAATAAAATTCCTAACTTATGTGAAAGCAATGATTATTTTATTAAATATAATAATATCAAATCAGAAAAAAATATTCCTAATTATATAAAAAAATATCGCTCTTTAAATACAGTATTTAAAATTTTAAAAGAAACATATTGTTCATATATAGGTATAGAATTCAGTCATTTAGACAATGATGAAGAAATTAAATGGATACAAAATAATTTCGAAAATATTATAATAAAAGATTTTTTTACCGAATCGGAGAAAAAAAAATTTTTAAAAGAAATTATTTATGCTGCAACATTTGAACAATATTTAAACTCACAATTTCCAGGTTCAAAACGATTTTCCTTAGAAGGATGTGAAGTGTTAGTTCCTATTTTAAAATATATTATTAGTTTTTCAAAAAATATAGATTCCAAAAGAATTATTTTAGGAATGGCACATCGAGGGAGATTAAATGTTTTAGCAAATGTTTTAAAAAAAAATATATCCACTATTATACAAGAATTTAAAGGTAAGGCATGTATTAATAAAAAAGGAGGAGATGTAAAATATCATTTAGGTTATGAACGTATTATTCAATTAGATAACGGTAATGAATTAAACGTATCTTTAAAATATAATCCTTCTCATTTAGAACTAATTTATCCAGTATTATTAGGAACTGTAAGATCTTATTTAGATAAAGACAAAAATATGAATACTAATAATATTATTCCAATAATTATTCATGGAGATGCTTCAATTACTGGTCAAGGTGTAGTTCAAGAATCTTTAAATATGTCTCAAACCAAATCTTTTAGTGTTGGTGGTATAATTCATATAATTATTAATAATCAAATAGGATTCACTACTTCTAATATTGACGAACTTAGATCAACGCAGTACTGTACTGATATTGCTAAAATGATCAATACCCCAGTTCTGCATGTTAATGCTGATTCTGTGGAATCAGCAATGTTTGCAATACAATTCGCAGTGAAATATAGAATGCAATTTAAAAAAGACATTTTTATAGATTTATTTTCATATCGAAGAAATGGGCATAATGAAACTGATGAACCTCGTATTACACAACCGTTAATGTATCAAATAATTAATAATCATCCATCTATTAGTGTTATATATAATAATCAATTAATTTCTGAAAATATTATTTCAAAAAATTTTTTTAATGTAAAAAAAAATAATTATCTTCAAAAAATACAAAAAAGCATTATTAATGAACAAAATATTTCGATATTAAAAAAAAGAAAGCATAATGTATTTATTGAAAATAAAATTACAAAAAAATTATCTTTAAAAAATTTAACAAAACTATTTAATATTATTAATCATATTCCTATGAATATCAATATGCACCCTTTAGTAAATAATATTTTTAAAAAAAAAATATCTCTATTAAAACAAAACAATCTTATAGATTGGTCATCAGCTGAAAATTTAGCTTATGCTGCTGTATTAAACGAAGGTATTTCTTGTAGATTATCAGGTCAAGACGTAAATCGTGGTACATTTTTTCATAGACATATTAATATTCATGATCAAAAAACTGGAAAAGTTTATACCCCTTTAAAAAATATTAATAATTTAAAAAGTAGATTTTTTTCTTATAATTCCGTTTTATCTGAAGAATCAGTTCTTGGTTTTGAATATGGTTATAGTTCAAATCAATTACATACATTAAATATTTGGGAAGCTCAATTTGGAGATTTTACAAACGGTGCTCAAAATATTATTGATCAATTTATTGTTAGTGGTAATGCAAAATGGGGTGAAAATAGTAATTTAATTATGTTACTACCTCATGGATATGAAGGGCAAGGACCAGAACATTCTTCTGCTCGAATAGAAAGATTTTTACAATTATGCGCTAATAATAACATAGAATTATGTATTCCAACTACTGCATCTCAAATTTTTCATTTAATTTATTCTCAAATATTTAGAGAAAAAATTATTCCCCGTATTATTTTTACTCCAAAATCTATGTTAAGAAATCCTCTAACTTATTCAAGTATAGATGATTTATCAAATAGTAAATTTTTAAATATTATCATAGATAATGACGTTGATAATTATAATAAAATTTATCGTATTATTTTTTGCGCAGGAAAAATTTTTTATGATTTATTGAATTTTAAAAAAAAATACAATTGTAATAATATATCTATTATTAGAATTGAAAGATTGTATCCTTTTCCTATAACTAAAGTAAAAAAAATAGTTGAAAAATATTTTTTTTTAAAAGAATTAGTATGGTGTCAAGAAGAACCAAAAAATCAAGGCGCATGGAATTATATATATCATATTTTAAAAAAAATAATTTGTAATTTAAATACACAAAACAATATTAAAATTAAATATATTGGACGACCAGAGTCAGCTAGTACTGCCACAGGATATTTTCATGTTCACGATGTAGAACAATCGATTATTTTAAAAAAATCAATGAATATAATTTAA